CTATTGCAGCACCGAAAATTCGATGCGGCGGAACCTTCCTGGTAGCTCGAAAGCTGAACAAATCTCCTAGGTAGGCAGTAAAGATGCTGCATTCTGAATCACACTCAACGGGGTCCGCTGCTCTTGCGCCTACGCTGGCGCGGGGAATATCATGAGTAACTTCTCTGGATTGTGAGCGCAAGCCTGCGAAGGATATTCTCAAGCGCTCTACCGTGTTCTCCATGCCCAAGCGTCGCGAACAACTCGAGCGCCTGCCCGGGCTCCTGGCCGGACTTTCAGCAGTTCTAAGCTGTGCTGTGGGTAGCATCGTTTTTATCGGCTGGATCTGGAATATACCCCGCCTTCAGACACTGTTTAGCTCGCGGATAATAGTTCCCAACTCCGCTGTCTGTTTCCTGTTCAGCGGTATCGCCCTCTACATTTACGGCGACGGACAGCCTGGCCGGCTGCGTTGGGTTGCGCGCGTGTTGTCGGCAATCGTCGCAGTTGTGGGGTTGCTCACTCTCATCCAGTACTTCACAGGGAGTGACCTCAAACTTGATCGTTTGTTCTTAGCAATCATGAAGGAGTGGCCGTTGCAGATGCCGATCGGGCGTATGGCTCCGAACACGGCCTTGGCTTTCCTCCTTCTTGGCCTGTCGCTGCTTGCTATCGAGCACCGGCCCGACGCGAACTCCTTTTCTGAATACTTCGCAGCGATGTCCGGCTTCATCGGCACGATGGGATTGCTCGGATACCTCTACGCTGTGCCTTCGCTTTATGGTTTCGGTTCCGTCGTCGACCTTTCGCCGCACACAGCTTTCGGCCTCCTCGTTCTGGCTGTGGGAGTGTTGCTGGCGCGCCCTCAATCACGTTTCTGCCGAATCGTTCTGAGCCCGTACACGGCTGGCATCGTCACTCGCCGCCTGCTCACATACGCGGTGACCGGTGTCATTGTGCTCGGCTGGATTCACGCCGTGAGTGTACGCTCGCGTCATGTTGATCCTGAATTCAGTGCGGCTGCCCTGATTTCGTTAAGCGTCGTGTTCTTCTCCGTGATCCTCTTGAACATGGCGCGAGTGCTGGACCAGCTCGATCAACAACGTCTCGAAGCGTTGCGCGATGTCGACGAACGTCGTGAGTGGTTTTCAACCACGCTGAACAGCATCGGCGATGCCGTCATCGCCACAGATGTTCATGGCGACATCACCTTCATGAACCCTGTTGCGGAGCGCCTCACGGGCTGGCCTATCGCAGATGCGTTTGGTAAATCGCTCACACGGGTTTTCGCTGTGGTTAACCAACTGACCCACGAGCCTGTAGAGAATCCGGTCGTCAAGGTTCTGCAAATCAACGGCGTGGTCAATTTAGCGAACCATACGGTTCTAATTTCGCGCGATGGAACAGAGACGCCGATTGATGACAGCGGCGCTCCCATCCGCAACTCGCAAAAAAAGATCATTGGCGTGGTGCTTGTATTTCGCGATGTCCGAGAGCGCAACGAAGCGGAGCAAAACACCCAGCGCCTTGCCTCAATTGTCGAGTCTTCGCAGGACGCCATCATCGGTAAAACGCTTGAAGGTATCATCGTAAGTTGGAATGCCGGTGCGGAGCGTATGTATGGCTACACGCCGGATGAGGTTGTCGGCAAGCACATATCTATGCTCAGTTCTCCGGACCATCGCCCTGAATTCGACAGCATCTTCAATCGCCTTCGAAACGGCGAACGTATAGACCACTTCGAAACCATCCGGCGTCGAAAGTCGGGGGAAGAGTTTTGGGCTTCGCTCAGCATTTCGCCTATTCGCGATGTTTATGGCCGCATCGCCGGAGCGTCCACGATTGCTCGCGACATCACTGCTGCCAAACGCTCCGAAGAGGTTCTTCGTTCCACGGAGAAACTAGCTGCTGCCGGGCGTATTGCCGCCGTAATGGCGCACGAGATCAACAACCCGCTTGAGGCCATTACGAACCTGAACTATCTGTTGCAGCGGCATCCGAGCCTCGATGAGGAGGCCCGCAAGTACGTGGAAATTTCCGCGCACGAACTTACCCGTGTCTCACATATCTCCAAACAAACACTCGCCTTCTACCGGGAATCGTCGCAACCCATCCCTCTTTGCCTCCGCGAGGTTGTCGAGAGCGTGATCGAGTTCTATGCGCATCGCGCCCAACAGTCGAAAATCACTATTGAAACGCGCTTCGACTCAGACGGATGCATAACCGCATTTCCGGGAGAAATGCGGCAGGTAGTTTCGAATCTGCTAGTAAACGCCATCGATGCCCTCGGTCGCGGCGGCAGAATCGTTCTGCGCGTCTCTGACTCTATTGA
This DNA window, taken from Clostridia bacterium, encodes the following:
- a CDS encoding PAS domain S-box protein, coding for MGSIVFIGWIWNIPRLQTLFSSRIIVPNSAVCFLFSGIALYIYGDGQPGRLRWVARVLSAIVAVVGLLTLIQYFTGSDLKLDRLFLAIMKEWPLQMPIGRMAPNTALAFLLLGLSLLAIEHRPDANSFSEYFAAMSGFIGTMGLLGYLYAVPSLYGFGSVVDLSPHTAFGLLVLAVGVLLARPQSRFCRIVLSPYTAGIVTRRLLTYAVTGVIVLGWIHAVSVRSRHVDPEFSAAALISLSVVFFSVILLNMARVLDQLDQQRLEALRDVDERREWFSTTLNSIGDAVIATDVHGDITFMNPVAERLTGWPIADAFGKSLTRVFAVVNQLTHEPVENPVVKVLQINGVVNLANHTVLISRDGTETPIDDSGAPIRNSQKKIIGVVLVFRDVRERNEAEQNTQRLASIVESSQDAIIGKTLEGIIVSWNAGAERMYGYTPDEVVGKHISMLSSPDHRPEFDSIFNRLRNGERIDHFETIRRRKSGEEFWASLSISPIRDVYGRIAGASTIARDITAAKRSEEVLRSTEKLAAAGRIAAVMAHEINNPLEAITNLNYLLQRHPSLDEEARKYVEISAHELTRVSHISKQTLAFYRESSQPIPLCLREVVESVIEFYAHRAQQSKITIETRFDSDGCITAFPGEMRQVVSNLLVNAIDALGRGGRIVLRVSDSIDWSQSSCSGARIAIADNGPGIPVQYRDRVFEPFFTTKGQKGTGLGLWVTQGIVSKHRGSIRLRSSAGKHHGTCFSVFIPAAVAEELPAPLTANTGASAS